The genomic interval GCTCGCCGAGCACGAGGCCTGGCAGCCCTTCCATCTCGCGAAGGGACCGCTGCTGCGCACCTCGCTGCTCCGCCTCGGCGAGGAGCACCACGTGCTCCTCCTGACGATGCACCACATCGTCTCGGACGGCTGGTCCATGAGCATCCTCGTGCGTGAACTCGCGGCCCTCTACGCCGCGCTCAACACAGGCACGACGCCGAACCTGCCGCCCTTGCCCGTGCAGTACGCGGACTTCGCGACCCGCCAGCGCCAGTGGCTGCAAGGCGAGGCGCTGGAAACGCAACTCGGATACTGGAAGGAGCAGCTCGCCGGAGCCCCCTCCGTCCTGGAGCTGCCCACGGATCGCCAGCGCCCGGCGGTGCAGTCGCAGCGCGGCGCACGCATCACGCTCCGGCTCGGCGCCGAGCTGTCCGACGCCCTCAAGGCCCTCGCGCAGCGCGAGAGCGCCACGCCGTTCATGCTGTTGCTCGCGGCCTTCCAGACGCTGCTCGCGCGCTACACCGCCCAGGACGACATCTCGGTCGGCTCGCCTATCGCGGGTCGCACGCAAGCGGAGACCGAGGGCCTCATCGGCTTCTTCGTCAACACGCTCGTCCTGCGCGCGCGCCTGACGCCGGACCTCACGTTCAAGGAACTGCTCGCCCAGGTCCGCGCCACGACGCTCTCGGCCTACGAGCACCAGCACGTCCCGTTCGAGAAGCTCGTCGAGGTGCTCCAGCCCGCGCGCGACCTGAGCCGCAGCCCGCTGTTCCAGGTGATGTTCGCGCTCCAGAACGCGCCCATCGAAGCGCTCCGAGTCCCGGGCCTCTCGTTCCAGACCATCGAGCTGGGAGCGGAGTCCCACTTCGCGAAGTTCGACCTCTCCCTGGTCCTCCAGGACTCGGCCAAGGGCTTCTACGGCACGCTCGACTACAGCACCGACCTCTTCGACGAGGCCACCGTCCAGGGCCTCGTGCGGCACCTGACCGTGCTGCTGGAGGGCATCACCGCGCAGCCCGAGGCTCGCCTCTCGAGCCTCCCGCTGCTCACGTCTGCCGAGCGCCACCAGCTCGTCGTCGCCTGGAACGAAACCCGCGCGGACTTCCCGTCCGAGGCCAGCATCCAGCAGCTCATCACGGAGCAGGCCCGCCGCGCGCCCGAGTCACTCGCCCTCGCCTACGAGCAGGACACGGTGACGTACGCGCAGCTCGACGCGCGCGCCAACCAACTGGCGCACTACCTGCGGACGCTCGGCGTAGGCCCGGAGGTGCGGGTCGCGCTGTGCCTGGAGCGCTCGCCGGACCTCATCATCGGAATGCTGGGCATCCTCAAGGCAGGAGGCGCCTTCGTTCCGCTCGATCCCGCCTATCCGCTCGAGCGCCTGGACTACATGCGCCGCGACAGTGGAGCGCCGTTGCTGCTCACCCAGGGCACGCTGGTCCAGGACCTGCGGAGCGCCGAAGGGCTCACGGTGGTCCAGCTCGACGACGTCCGCGCACACGTCGCCAGCCTCCCGACCACCGCGCCCGACGCGGGCCTGTCGCCCCTCAACCTGGCCTACGTCATCTACACGTCGGGCAGCACGGGTCAGCCCAAGGGCACGCTGCTCCACCACCGCGGCCTCGTGAACACGTCGCAGCAGACGCAGCGCATGCACGGCCACGCGCCCGGCAGTCGCGTGCTCCAGTACGCGGCGGCCAGCTTCGACGCGAGCATCTTCGAAATCTTCGGAGTGCTCGTCGCGGGAGCAACGTTGGTGCTCGCGCCGCGCGAGCGCCTGCTGCCCGATGAGCCCCTGCGCAAGCTCCTGGTGAAGCAGCGCATCACCGCCGTCACGCTCACGCCCACCGTGCTGAGCCAGCTCGGCACCGAGGGCCTCGAGGGACTCACCGCCCTGGCCTCGGGAGGCGAGGCGCTCAACCTGGAGCTGGCGCACCGCTGGAAGCCAGGCCGCACGCTCATCAACGCGTACGGCCCCACCGAGAACACGGTGGCCACCACGTTCTCCTACGTCGAGGACCACGCCACGCGGCTGACCATCGGCAAGCCGTGGGCGAACGTGCAGACCTACGTCCTCGACGCGAACCTCGGCCCGGTGCCAGTGGGCGTCGCCGGCGAGCTGTATGTCGCGGGCGTGGGCCTGGCGCGCGGCTACCTCGGGCGGCCGGCCCTCACGGCGGCGAGCTTCATCCCCAACCCGTTCAGCCCGGAGCCCGGGGCCCGCATGTACCGCACCGGCGATCGGGTCCGCTGGCTCGCCAACGGGGAGCTGGAGTACCTCGGCCGCATCGACTTCCAGGTGAAGCTGCGCGGCTTCCGCATCGAGCTGGGAGAGATTGAATCCGCGCTGCGCAAGCACGCCGCGGTGAAGGACGCGGTCGTCATCGCGAGGGAGGACGGCGGCGACAAGCGCCTCGTCGCCTACGTCGTCCTCCAGCCCGAGCACACGGTGGAGGCAAGCGACCTCAAGGCGCACCTGCGCGAAGCCCTGCCCGAGCACATGGTGCCCAGCGCGATGATGGTTCTCGAAGCGCTGCCCATGAACGCCAGCGGCAAGGTGGACCGCAAGGCCCTGCCCGAGCCCACCGCCGCGGCCCTGTCCACGCGCAACCACCTGGCGCCGCGCGACGAGCTGGAGATGCAGCTGGCGCGTGTGTGGGAAGAGCTGCTCGGCGTTCGCCCGGTTGGAGTACGCACCAGCTTCTTCGAGCTGGGTGGACACTCCCTGCTGGCGGTGCGGATGGTGGCGGCCCTGCGCGAGCGCATCGGTCGGACGCTGCCGCTGGCCGCGCTCTTCCAGCAGCCCACCATCGAGCAGCTCGCGCGCATCCTGCGCGAGGAAGCCCCGGCATGGTCGCCGCTCGTCACACTGGAGCAAGGCGAACCGGGCCAGCGCCCCCTCTTCCTCGTCCACCCGGTGGGTGGCAACGTCCTGCCGTACGGCGAGCTGGCGCGGAAGCTGGGCCCGGGCCTCCCGGTGTACGGACTCCAGGCGCGAGGCCTGGAGGGCCAGCCCACCACGGAGACGCTCGAGGAGATGGCGGCGCTCTACATCGAGGCCATCCGGGGCGCGCAGCCCCACGGCCCCTATCGCCTGGGCGGCTGGTCCCTGGGCGGAGTCGTCGCCTACGAGATGGCGCGCCGTCTTGAGGCACAGGGCGAGAAGGTGGAGCTGTTGGCCATGATGGACTCGCACGTTCCCGCGCTGGCCAAGGCCTCGCAGGCCGCCGCGACGCTCACGCCGGACGCACTGGTGCGGCTCGCATTCGCGCACACCGCGGCCCACGCGTTCGGCGGCGAGCTGCCCGTGTCGGACGAGGCGCTCGAGCGCATGGGAGACGAGGAGATGCTGGCGCTGCTCCTCCAGGCGGGCCTCGCGGCGCACATCCTGGATGCGAGGACGGGCCCCGCGCAGCTCCGCGCGCTGTTCACCGTCTACCGGGCGAACATGCTCGCGATGGACCACTACGCGCCCAAGCCCTACGCGGGTCGCGTGTTGCTGCTCAGCGCGAAGCAGGAGGCGGACAGCACGGTGCCGCGCCATCGAGGCTGGGCGGAGCTGGTGACCGGCCTGGAGGTGGTGAACGTGGCGGGCCCGCACGCGCAACTGATGCAGGAGCCGCACGTGGACGAGGTCGCGGCTCGACTGCGAGAAGCACTGGGAGTCGCGTAGCGCGTCACTCCCTCGGCCCCAAGAGGCCGGGGTGGGTGCGCACGAAGCTCGGAGGAAGCCCCCGAGCCCGTGCGCACCCAGGATGAATCAGCGGCTCTTGCCGTCGAACGGCACGACCTTCAGCGTGCTGACATCCACGCCGTCGAGGCACCGCACGTTGATGGCATACATCTCCTGCCCATCCGGTCCCTTGCCCTGCCCGAACGGGCGCACGCCACAGGTCGAACAGAACAGGTGGTGGATGGTCTTCTTGCCAAACTGGTAGTCCGTCAGGCGCTCGCGGCCGGAGAGCAGGTTGAACTGCGTGGCCGGAACGAAGCCCAACATGCCGCCCGTCTTGCCGCAGATGGAGCAGTTGCAGGCAATCATGGGCTGGGTGAGGTCCATCTTCACGTCAAAGCGGACCTGGCCACAGTGGCAGCCGCCCGCGACATTCTGGAGGTTGGTCATCCGCGCATCTTGCGGCAGCCCAGGCGCGGCGCCTTGTAAAAACACGACGCGCCCTCTCCAGCCGGGCCTTGGCGAACCGCGTCAAGCCGCTGGACGGACGTCCTCGGCCAGAGGCGCGGGAGCCTGAACAGGGCGAAGGCCCAGCACACGCTCGCGTGCCGGCCACGGCCATGCCCCCGTCACCATGGCCAGCTTGCCCGTCATCGCCACGCTCACCGCCACAAGCATCGTGCAGATGTACGAGATGATGCCCATGTCGCCGAACACCTGGTTCAGGTACGAGGCCACCACGCCGATGATGACGAGCGCGGCGGCACGGTGCTCGGGTGCATGGCTGCGATGGTAGGCGCGCGCGATGAGGTACACGGTCGCGACCAGGTACATCCAGATGCCGGTGAAGCCCAGGACGCCACCGAACGCGAGCAACCCCAGCAGTGAGTTGTGCGGGTGGTAGCGGAACTGGGGGAACACGAAGGCAATGTCGGGCATCGGGTAGTCGAGCACGAACTCATGTCCGTAGCCGGTGCCGATGATGGGGTGGCTGCGCCAGGTCGCGATGAGGTTGAGGTTCTCGATGTCGCGATAGTCCAGCTCGCCCTCCGCGTGCTGGCCGTCCACGAGCGAGCGGACGGTCTGCACGGGCTTGAAGATGCCACTGCTCGAGTTCCACCCCGCGGCCATGTAGAGGACGCCCACGGGCATCAGGAGGAGGGCGGCGCGCGTGACGAGCTTCTTCAACGGCGTCCACGGGTTGAACAAGTACGCGGCCGCGATGGAGCCCACCATGCTGACGTAGGCGAGCCGGCGGTCATTGAAGAACATCCCGATGAACACCAGCACGATGATGAGGATGCCGCGCAGCGCGTGAGCGAGCTTGGGGCGCTCGAGCCAGCGCGCGATGCACACCATGAGCGCGAAGATGAAGGTCATCGAGTCCGAGTGGCACGTGGTGTACTCGACCTCCTTGCCCAGGGACGGAATGACGACGAGCGCGAAGTACGTGCTGACGGCGGACTTGGTGAGCGCCCCAGCAATGACAGTCCGAGCTACCGCGGGCCAGTCCTCGGGCCCGCGCAGGCTGTAGTGGAACATCATCACCATGAGCGGCATGCAGGCCGCTTGGTGCCACTGCCACAGCGAGTTCTTCACGTCCCCGCCGTTGATGATGCCCCAGACCTCCATCCACAGGATGGTGATGGCGGAGAGCGCCACAATGGCGATGAGCGGCTTGGGCAGCGGGATGACGGGTGGATCAATCGTCGACCGGGTGGCGCGTCGGTAGATGCCCAGGCCAATCAAGCTGATGATGAGGACATCCACGAGCGGGAAGCGCAGCGCGCCAATGCCCACGAGTTCGTGGAGCTGGGAGAACAGCAGCTGTCCCAGAGGGAAGAGCGGCGAGCGCCACAGCATCGACTGAGGGCGCTCGGGCGTGTAGTCCACCGCGAGCACGAGATAGAAGACCGCCAGCGCCTGGTAGCGCAGGGGGATCTTCAGCATCACCCACAGCACCGTGGCGGCCGCCACCGGGGCCATGGCGATGACCGGGTTGCCGTCACTGACAGCGGCGCCCCCAATGCAGGCCAGTCCCAGGACCGCGATCAACGCGGCATAGCGCCAGTAGGAGGGACGAGGGATGGAGTGCATGGGGCGCGGGGCAGGCTATCTCCCACCAACTCCACCCGGAAGCCAGGAGGCAACCGACCGGAGCCCCTCTGTCCTGCCCCGAATGGAAGTGCACGAGCCGGGAATCGAACCCGGACGGCCCTTGCGGGCCAGCGGATTTTAAGTCCGCTGCGTCTGCCAGTTCCGCCACTCGTGCCCGACTGCGCCCACCACTCACATCCCGGCCCGCCCCACCCGCTCCGCACCAGCCTGGAGGCCGTTCGAAGCATGGACGGAAGAACCATCCGGGGTCAGGAGCCGGGGGCAAGCTAGCCGCACCCCGGTGGTCGCAGCAAGCAAGCGGCGAGGCGGGCCCAAGGGCCACCCAAGCGAGTGGCCCCGGCCCGCCCGCCACGGGGTCAGCAGGGCCCGACGACGTAGGCGGACGTGTACGTGACCGTGAAGGAGGACGGGCTCATCACGCCGTCCTTGTCGAAGCACCGCACCTCCACCCACGTCTCGGTGGGACCGGGGCCGGCGATCCAACGAACCACCTTGCAGTAATTCGAGTTGGCGCCGTAGCCGGTCACCATGGACATCGAGTGATTGAAGGCGCCGGACTTGCTGAAGCTCACGACGTAGTTGTCCTCGGGATGGGTGACGCTGGCCGTCCCCGGGGCGATGCAGATGACCTCGTTCGCCAGCTTTTGATAGGCCGCAGGCGCGGAGGTAGGGCCGTTGATCCACGCATGTCCGCCAACATGGTTGGGAATGAGCGTCTCGCGCTCGAACGAGAACGTGAACATGCTATCGACGGGATTCCCCGTCGTGTCGTAGCAGCCGACGTACACCGTGGCGACAGCTCCGGCGCCCCAGCTCAGGACTTTGCAGTGCTGCGCATTGGTGCCGCCATACGCGGTCACATGCACGCTCGCGTTCGAGAAGTTCATTCCGACCAAGGTGACGGTGTAGCGCCCAGTCGCGGTCTGCGTGACGGAGTTGGCCCCTCCCGTGGAGTTCCACTGGTAGTTGGTGGGAACGGAGATGGCCCCGGGAACAGTGGTGGCGGTCGCGGCGCCGGTCCAGAGGTAAGCCCCCAGGGGATAGGTCTGCACCATGCCCGTCATGTCCAGGTAGGACACGACGAAGGCGCTCGCCGCGGGATCGCCATTGGGCGCGTGACACCGGATGTAGATGGCGAGCGTGGTGCCCTCGGGGGTCCAGTTGTCGACGCGGCAGCGCTCGGGAGTCGAGCCATACGCGACGACTTGCACATCTCCCTCGGCGCGCCCAAGGCCCACGAAGCGGACCTTGTACCGCCCGGTGAACCCGGCCAGGGTCTCATAGGTGACCGCGCCGCCCGTGGAGTTGTAGAGGTAGTTCGGATTCACGTCCGGCAGGTTGGGATCGATATAGGCAAAGCCCTCGCCCACCGTCCCGAGCGCCGACGTATCGCGCGCCAGGTGAGACGGCGAAGGTTCCGCCTCGTCAGGCCCCACGCCACAGGCCACCAGCCCCAACGAACACAGCACTGCGAGCACGCACCTCAACTCAGTCGCCATCGGTCGACCCTTTCGTTCCGTTCGAATCACGAGGAAGAACGCCCCCCAGTCTCATGGGCCCTCGCCAACAAGACGGCGACCGCGGGATTTCTTGATTTTCAATAATTGCTCTAATTTCACATAATCGAGCCCAGCCAAGCCGACGGGGAAGAGCACCGCCCAGCGCGCCGAAAACAGCGAGCACCGAGCAAGTCCGCCCCACGCAGGAGACGGGACCACCCAAGTCCCTCTCAAAGCCAGTCGCGAGGGAGCCGCGCAGCGCCGCCGCCCCCTCAAGTCCGCGCCCAACCCGAGTCGCGAGAACAGAACCACCCAAGGTCATCCCACGGCGGTTCGTGGCGGCAACGGCAAGCAACAGGAAGCGCCTCCGCCCTCAAGTCCGACCCCAACCCAAGGCCAACGGAGGCGCCCATGCTCAGCTCACGGAGGCCATTGGCGAGAGACCAACGCGAGGAAGCGGCCATGAGCCCTTGCCCCTGCCGCCGGGAGCACGGCGGCACCAGCCTCCTACCCTGGCCGGACAACTGACTCGCGGCGCGCCCCCCCAGAATGAACGGGGTCAAGGAAGGAACCGGTACACGGCGAACGAGCCATCGACAGTCTGGGACCGTGCAGGGCCCAGACCAGCAATGCACTGTGAGGTCGCGTCCAAGGCCCGGGCGCCCAACGGGCAGCTTGGCGAGGTAGGCAGGATGCACTTGACAAGCGCCAGTTCCGGCAAGGCCCCCAGGGGCCTATCTCTCCAGTCTCGAACGCAGGGGGTACGGACGGACGTCGCATCTCACCGCCCCCTGGTATAAAGCGCCCCCCATGCTCGAGACCGTCACCAAGGGCTTTCGCGCCGCAAAGAACCGCCTCGCCGGCAAGAGCGAGCTGACCCCGGAGCTGATCGATGAATCGCTCCGCGACATTCGAGTGTCCCTGCTCGAAGCGGACGTGGCATTTGATGTCGTGAAGAAGTTTGTCGCCCGCGTTCGCGAGAAGGCCGTGGGCGAGGTGGTCCAGACGACCGTGACCGACGCGAGTGGCCAGAAGCGCCGCGTCAGCGCGATGGACCACTTCATCAAGATTTGCCACGACGAGTTGGAGGCCCTGATGGGGCCGGTGGACACCAGCCTCCATCTGAAGCCGAAGGGGCAGCTTTCGAGCATCATGATGGTGGGCCTCCAAGGCTCCGGTAAGACGACGACGACAGGCAAGATCGCCAACAAGCTGATCCAGGAGGGACGCAAGCCCCTGCTGGTCGCCGCGGACATCTACCGCCCGGCCGCCGTGGATCAGCTGAAGGTCCTGGGCGAGCGACTCAAGGTGCCGGTCTACTTCGAGCCGGGTGTCGCCCCGCCCGAGTTGGCCAAGCGAGGCGCCGCCGCCGCGCGCGAGCAGAAGTGCGACGTGGTCCTGGTCGACACGGCGGGACGACTCGCCATCGACGAGGCGCTGATGGCCGAACTCGAGGCCATCAAAGCGAACGTGCACCCTGACAACATCCTGCTCGTCTGTGACGCGATGATTGGTCAGGACGCGGTTCGGACCGCAGCGGAGTTCGATCGCCGTCTCGGACTGGATGGCTTCATCCTGACGAAGCTGGACGGTGATGCGCGTGGTGGCGCGGCGCTCTCCATCAAGGAAGTCACGGGCAAGCCCATCAAGTTCCTCGGCATGGGCGAGTCGATGGACAAGCTCGAGGAGTTCCGCCCTGCAGGCCTTGCGGGCCGCATCCTTGGGTTCGGCGACATCGTCGGCCTGATGAAGGACTTCGAGAAGGTCGTCGACGAGAAGAAGGCTGAGGACGACGCGCGCAAGCTGCTGTCCGGCCAGTTCACGATGAAGGACTTCGTCGAGCAGATCCGCATGGTCCGGAAGATGGGACCGCTGAAGGACC from Myxococcaceae bacterium JPH2 carries:
- a CDS encoding amino acid adenylation domain-containing protein is translated as RLVAYLTAKDSSGVSADVLRAHLKQRLPEYMVPSAFVVLAALPLNSNGKVDRKSLPAPEAPASASSFVAPRSPVEETLAALFASVLHLDRVGIHDDFFALGGHSLLATQVVSRIRSDLRVELPLRALFEAPSVAALALRIDSLPGAHVSTLEPTSRESKLSLSFAQQRLWLIDQLQPGSASYNLPIALRLHGAVNVEALRHAFEALTERHESLRTTFAEHHGEPVQHIHPPSRWSLPLTDLSALPESEREAEARRLAEHEAWQPFHLAKGPLLRTSLLRLGEEHHVLLLTMHHIVSDGWSMSILVRELAALYAALNTGTTPNLPPLPVQYADFATRQRQWLQGEALETQLGYWKEQLAGAPSVLELPTDRQRPAVQSQRGARITLRLGAELSDALKALAQRESATPFMLLLAAFQTLLARYTAQDDISVGSPIAGRTQAETEGLIGFFVNTLVLRARLTPDLTFKELLAQVRATTLSAYEHQHVPFEKLVEVLQPARDLSRSPLFQVMFALQNAPIEALRVPGLSFQTIELGAESHFAKFDLSLVLQDSAKGFYGTLDYSTDLFDEATVQGLVRHLTVLLEGITAQPEARLSSLPLLTSAERHQLVVAWNETRADFPSEASIQQLITEQARRAPESLALAYEQDTVTYAQLDARANQLAHYLRTLGVGPEVRVALCLERSPDLIIGMLGILKAGGAFVPLDPAYPLERLDYMRRDSGAPLLLTQGTLVQDLRSAEGLTVVQLDDVRAHVASLPTTAPDAGLSPLNLAYVIYTSGSTGQPKGTLLHHRGLVNTSQQTQRMHGHAPGSRVLQYAAASFDASIFEIFGVLVAGATLVLAPRERLLPDEPLRKLLVKQRITAVTLTPTVLSQLGTEGLEGLTALASGGEALNLELAHRWKPGRTLINAYGPTENTVATTFSYVEDHATRLTIGKPWANVQTYVLDANLGPVPVGVAGELYVAGVGLARGYLGRPALTAASFIPNPFSPEPGARMYRTGDRVRWLANGELEYLGRIDFQVKLRGFRIELGEIESALRKHAAVKDAVVIAREDGGDKRLVAYVVLQPEHTVEASDLKAHLREALPEHMVPSAMMVLEALPMNASGKVDRKALPEPTAAALSTRNHLAPRDELEMQLARVWEELLGVRPVGVRTSFFELGGHSLLAVRMVAALRERIGRTLPLAALFQQPTIEQLARILREEAPAWSPLVTLEQGEPGQRPLFLVHPVGGNVLPYGELARKLGPGLPVYGLQARGLEGQPTTETLEEMAALYIEAIRGAQPHGPYRLGGWSLGGVVAYEMARRLEAQGEKVELLAMMDSHVPALAKASQAAATLTPDALVRLAFAHTAAHAFGGELPVSDEALERMGDEEMLALLLQAGLAAHILDARTGPAQLRALFTVYRANMLAMDHYAPKPYAGRVLLLSAKQEADSTVPRHRGWAELVTGLEVVNVAGPHAQLMQEPHVDEVAARLREALGVA
- a CDS encoding GFA family protein, with the translated sequence MTNLQNVAGGCHCGQVRFDVKMDLTQPMIACNCSICGKTGGMLGFVPATQFNLLSGRERLTDYQFGKKTIHHLFCSTCGVRPFGQGKGPDGQEMYAINVRCLDGVDVSTLKVVPFDGKSR
- a CDS encoding O-antigen ligase family protein: MHSIPRPSYWRYAALIAVLGLACIGGAAVSDGNPVIAMAPVAAATVLWVMLKIPLRYQALAVFYLVLAVDYTPERPQSMLWRSPLFPLGQLLFSQLHELVGIGALRFPLVDVLIISLIGLGIYRRATRSTIDPPVIPLPKPLIAIVALSAITILWMEVWGIINGGDVKNSLWQWHQAACMPLMVMMFHYSLRGPEDWPAVARTVIAGALTKSAVSTYFALVVIPSLGKEVEYTTCHSDSMTFIFALMVCIARWLERPKLAHALRGILIIVLVFIGMFFNDRRLAYVSMVGSIAAAYLFNPWTPLKKLVTRAALLLMPVGVLYMAAGWNSSSGIFKPVQTVRSLVDGQHAEGELDYRDIENLNLIATWRSHPIIGTGYGHEFVLDYPMPDIAFVFPQFRYHPHNSLLGLLAFGGVLGFTGIWMYLVATVYLIARAYHRSHAPEHRAAALVIIGVVASYLNQVFGDMGIISYICTMLVAVSVAMTGKLAMVTGAWPWPARERVLGLRPVQAPAPLAEDVRPAA
- the ffh gene encoding signal recognition particle protein, producing the protein MLETVTKGFRAAKNRLAGKSELTPELIDESLRDIRVSLLEADVAFDVVKKFVARVREKAVGEVVQTTVTDASGQKRRVSAMDHFIKICHDELEALMGPVDTSLHLKPKGQLSSIMMVGLQGSGKTTTTGKIANKLIQEGRKPLLVAADIYRPAAVDQLKVLGERLKVPVYFEPGVAPPELAKRGAAAAREQKCDVVLVDTAGRLAIDEALMAELEAIKANVHPDNILLVCDAMIGQDAVRTAAEFDRRLGLDGFILTKLDGDARGGAALSIKEVTGKPIKFLGMGESMDKLEEFRPAGLAGRILGFGDIVGLMKDFEKVVDEKKAEDDARKLLSGQFTMKDFVEQIRMVRKMGPLKDLLEKFPLFGDLTEHLNPDEKELTKIESMYDSMTQKERLRPDLINASRINRIAKGSGRKPEEVRELLQKFGMMQQVMGTIGQNPGLLGRIPGFKQLGQLSQMKNMDLGSMFGKDAKMMEKAMGGMGGMGMPMQLPQMAPGYTPPLGQAAMAKARLMGYAPPSATGKPEDRDAIKERRKREKENKKKNRKKK